ctgcaaatgtcaaaagtggcagatgtggagactttcgtgttcacatgcagcggcagttgcgcggttTAGAAACGTCAACATGATATCGCTTGTTAATCCCGTATAccacaagtgtttgggtacaccaatatttTGGGGTGTTCAATCCACTTAGACACCCAGATTATTGGGacgtgcctgaatggactttgcagtGTTCACGAACTCAGTTAATGCCTCGAAGTCGCTGTCGATACCGTAcaactaggattcctaatcagatggatgtccgtgaagctaaccagccacgagcccgacACCATTGTAAACAATGCCGTCAACCTGGTcacgacaggcgcaactgccTGACTTCTTGATTGTTTAAACTTATGTATTGATTATTATTTGAGAACTATTTGGACTTATGTATTGATTACTATTTGGACTTGGGGTATTTTGTGTGGACTTATGTAGTATTCAATATGTTACATAATGTATTGTATTGTGATGGTGGCTATGTTACATAATGTATTGTATTGTGATGGTGGCTTTGGAGGGTATGTTATGTGTTAAATTTTCTGCATTGAAACGCAGTCGCGTTGGCGTTTTTCCCCAAACACGCCAATGATGTATGCGTTTTTCTCTAAAACGCCAACCGTGTAGCCGTGTTTCAAAAAACGCCAACAAGACTGGCGAGTCTATACAGAATGAGTGTATTGCGTTGGTTAAAATCTCGGACGAAACATTAAAGTGCAAAACACCAACCAAATTGGCATTTTTCCGTAAACACACCAACGACATAGGAGTGTTTCTCTAAAACGCCAACCCTGTAGGCGTGTTTCAAAAATTGCCAATAGGACTGGCGAGTCCATACAGAATGGGTGTATTGCGTTGGTTAAAATCTCGGACGAAACATCAAAGTGTAAAACGCCAACCAAACTGGCGTTTTTCCGTAAACACGCCAACGACGTAGGAGTTTTTCTCTAAAACGTCAACCCTGTAGACGTGTTTCAaaaaacgccaacgggactGGCGAGTCAATACAGAATGGGTTATATTGCGTTGGTTAAAATCTTAGGTGAAACATCAAAGTGTAAAACGCCAACCAAATTGGCGTTTTTCCCTAAAACGCCTACGTCGTTGCCGTGTTTAGTCTGAATGTTTGCTTCCACTTTCAACCAACCGTTTCTACCCGATCCTGCTTATTACAATGCTCAAAACAGAATATTGCAATCATTCCcactttaaaaatataaatacgaATAGAAAGAAGAGTTGTAAAATTATCAAATATAAACATTACAATATTCAACtcaataaacaaacaaaaatagtTGTTGTTTAATTCAATCGTCTCACCTTGTCCGCATAAACAGGCCACGGAttcccttcccgattctggaaGTAGGGAGTCtagagggaggagtatcttgaacaacgGCATTCTCTAAATCCACCCTAAAAAAGTCATCTCGCACGgaagaccgaggtggagaatgGTGGACATCACTGAGACCAATATCTTCAactgtaccaccagtgtggctgacagaatgacgacctcgaactgcagatctaggtggaggtggaggcataaaatcttCATCGGAATCATCTACCAAATGCGCATCCATCCTTGAAGATGACGACTCTCCACCAACAATTTTCTTCTTTCCACGTCGCTTCCCTTTTTGCCTCACGGGCATGTCAATGTCTAACTCAGAGCGCTGGGAAGGACGGTAGTCCATCATCTCAGTCTCCCCAGATATCTGCAGACcatcttcaaccatcctcgaaattgTGAACAAATCCGATCGTCCTGTCATGTCTTGCCCACTTAGAAAGTGGCATATTTTTtgaagcgtctccacctacaattttcaaagttaattacatttcatcatatgaatttaaataattaatagttgtTTCAATTTACCGTGTAGCTATGAGAGGATGCCGTTTCATGGAAGCCCTCTTGAGCATGCATGCCAGGTTTAGTTAAGTACACCACAGTTATCCGGTGAAACCAATCCATATATTCATCAGTTGCAATAGGCTCATTTGAGTACTCCAGATCATTCCACACCATGTTGTGCCTATTGTCCCAATCCTGTATATGATTGGCGTACTCAACCCAATTTCGGCCAGATTTGCCACGACGATACCATTTCACAAAatcagaaccgtggaaccgTTTGACAagcgggatatacggttggacaatcccaaattATCGCAACACTCGCTGTGGAAAGAGTGGCTCAACCATATTCCAACAAATAAGGGTTGTAATCCACGTCCATATAGGACAACCGTCAACACAAATGTCCGACAAGTTTTGCATAACataaggcctccaaataaactacatatgaaacaaatttagttaaaacaaattcaatcaaaacagcaaacaaaaaacaaattagGTTACATAACTTACTTGGTTGGCGTGCATTCTGGAGAACTGATCTCTGAAATTTTTAATGCAATgcccgggtgcttttacatatgacgtcGGATCACCccatctaaaaaaattaaattgtgaGCGAATAACACggaaattaatgaaaattatgcttaaaaaattaattagtgaacaacttacgcgacTGCACAAGGTGCGTAGTCTATATGCACAAGATTTAGCATCTTCGGTCttatatttgggattctctcccaagcccacagcTATAACAAAGTACACGCTCCCCCGACATTGCTCCTCCTAGCAAGAGCAGCTTCACataaattgtggtacaagcaagcaagagtcgcaccaccccagctatagcTAGCACATCGCTCTAcatccatgaaaaattgcaAGTAGAagaattgaattttatttccggaGGCGTTCGGGATCATTAGACCACCAAGTAACAACAGACAATAAACACGAGCACGTTGAACATATATGTACTGGTCTTGTTCATCACTCAACTCAATCCTCAGTTGATTGgataagcttgtctgcttcCAAACCATTTCTTTCAGCTCAACTGTATCTGGTACAAATCCAAGATAATCCAAAGACAGTTGCATCCAATAGCTGACATCTTTAGTGGGAATGTAACCCGTCACAGCATCcccgtcaactttgaggccccataagacctccacatCTTCCAAAGTCACTGTCGCTTCACCGTCTGGAAAGTGAAAcatgtgagtctctggcctccagcGTTCAATTAACTCGGtaataagatggtggtcaatacGCCGCCGAACCCTATCTCGTCTACTACTACCAATACACGGGGatgtatgggaacatcccaaattatTTCTTCATATCTTCTGCAGCGGACGTCTTCTGTTTCAACTCCCATCCAGATattattagagacgtgttgtctctgaagatACAAGACGGAAGGGTCCTCAGGACCACATAAGAGTTTTCGACGAGAacttgaagatgatgccatagttcacctacacaacattcacaattcaaattaaacaatacacaaacctaaacaatttcaataattggATACTATTTAAgccaatatcacaaaatggaacaccaatatcaaataatgcacaatacaaaaatgcacaaattcacctacacaacattacacaaattcacctacacaacattacacaaaattataacacaattcacctacacaacattaacaattcaaactaaacaatatacatcaacctaaataatttcaataattagtcATTATTGAACCCAATATCAAATAATGTAACACATAaacccaaataatgcaacaccaCTTTAAAACCCACATGAACCAAATCAAGTTGCCCAATTTTTAAGCTAGAACAACACTATGGTTTaggtttttaatcaaattatacCCTAACTAAACACCAATATCTCAACtattaatcaacaataatgtCATTCAAACAAGCCAATAtgctaaataataatgcaacacaatatttcaactcaatttacaACTCATTACAAACCCTAAATAACTATCAAACAATTACTCTAACAATGCAAAAGATAAGCATATTAAccgaaaaatatacaaaaatggggaagaatagcaccgattgatggagGGAGGGCGAAATCACAGAGAAGAGGGCACAATCGCGACGAAGAGGGCGCTGCTTGTATAAAATTGCGATGTGTGTGGTGTGAGTTTCGCGATTTGGGGAAGGAGAGACTGATATATGATTCTGTCAAAACACGCCAACCGTATTGGTGTTTTTAGTCAAAAAATGACAGCCGTGTTGGCGTTTTTAATCGAAACACGCCAACGTCGTTGGCGTCTCTTCTTTAAACACGCCAGCGGGATAGGCGAGTATGTATTatattttaggatttattttatCCAATTTTTGCTAAACACGTCAACACTGATGGCGTTTTTTAGTTAAACACGCCAATCAAGTGGGCGTGTTACACTTTAAACTGTATTTGTATAAAATCAGACGAAATTATAAAACGCCAACTGTGCTGGCGTTTTTACTAAATAACATGCCAACGAGGATGACGTTtttctcatatatatatagaagaaaTAACAAAATGGATACATTTTTGTTATTCTAGTCGTACGCTCCCCCACGGATCCGATTTCCTCGCCTAACTTGCCtgattttgacatgaaatccgTAATCGAAGCAGGCGAGATCTCCGCCGCCGGCAAGGTCTACAGAGAGTTGTCCATCGCCTCACCGGCCtcgcctacgccttgaaggaaTTCCGCGATGATTCCTCCCAACGCCACCAAATCAGCGCCGATATCCAGATCCTCAAGGAATTGGATCATCCCAACCTCGTCAAATGCTACGACGTCGTTTTTGGCGATGCCGGTGTCAGTTTCCTCCTCCTCGAGCCCTTGGATCGCGGATTTACCGACGTCACCTGTGAATTCGATCTAGTTACTTTCGCTTACCAGCTTCTTTCGGGCTTGAATTTCCTCCACCGGAATAGAATCCGGCATGGGGATATCAAACTCTCCAATATTTTCGTCGATCATACCGGCCAAGTCAAGCTCTTGTATTTGGGGAATACTTTGTCTAATACGACGCCGTTTTCTCCTGAAATTGGAGCAATGCATGATGAATTCTCGTGGGATGTGTGGAGTGTGGGGTTGTGTGTTCTCAAATTGGGCAAATCGTCTGGCAGATTCAGTGAAAGTGAGGATGTTCAGAAACAGCATGTGAATTTGTGGACACCGTCGACGGAGCTGCTGAGGTTTCTCTCAGCTTGTATGCAGGCAGATGTATTGAAGAGAAGGACGGCGGAACAACTTGTTCACCATCCCTTCTTTGATCAGCTTTCACACAAGAAAGAGGTTCAATTGAACAAACAGATTCAACTTCCACCAATAAACAAAGAGGTGAGAATCACTAGTCTTTGGATTATCAATGTAATTcaactatttattcaattttgcTTCTCTTAACACTTATCAAATTGCAATATCAgtcttaaataaaataggaactTATGAGGAAAAATAGAACCTGTTTGTGTGCATTGCAATTCAGCCTGTTTAGCTTATCAATAAATTTCAGAATTGCAAATTATTAAAAGTCTGGGAAGATATCAGAAGACACAATTTCATGCATTCATCTAGCAGCTTAGAGAGTTATAGTCCCTTAAACTAATCTTTGCAATAGTTCTAATGTTGGATACCTTTGTTTTATGGACAATCATCATTTCTTGTTTGGGCTGAGTTTCTGTGGCCGTGCCTCCTTGTTTGTTCAACTATAGATAATATTATTCATGTACTCTGCAGAAGGATCTATTTTATCTACAAGAGGAACTAATGAGTCTTTCAAGGAAAAAACCCAGAATTTCTAGAACTAATGAGGAACTGATGAGTCCTGTaaagaaaaaattcaaaatttttactGAGGATGAGGATAGAGTTATATAATCTGGAAACTCCAAAAGATTCAACCACTCATGAAGTTCCTGAAAGCTGCATTGAACATTGCAATCTGTTTCTTCCGGATTGTGAATTTGAAAAGGATAAATTGGTAAGGATGTGGATAGCAGAAGAATGCTTTGAATTGGGAGCGACTAAAAGAATGGAGGATGTAGGTAACTTGTATTTTAATGCTTTGATCGAGAGGGAAGTCATTGTACCTTCCAAGTTTGATACTATTCTCAGGCAGACGATGTACAAATTTAATACATCTCAAGCTCCGGATGGACTCGTTAAACAAGGTAACTATTTGAGGATCACTCCAAGTAATATGAATGAGATCGACAGCGAGGCATTACATCTGACATGGAAGTGTAAGACGCTTGATCGAAACTTTTCTGATGCTCTGAAAATTTTCAAACAGTTGCATACGCTTGTTGTGCATGGGGATCGTTGTGCTGTCACTGGCCAACTTCCCAGCGACTTCTTTTTGGGTTTAAAGCTTTTAAGAACATTGGATTTGAGTCGCACTCATATAGCAGAGGTCCCAGGTTCAATTGGAAAGTTGGAATCACTGCGATATCTGGACATGTCTGGAACTCCCATCCAGCGGCTGCCTGAATCAGTTGATCGCCTCCACCGTCTCCAAACACTAAATCTGAAATATTGTGTTGGACTTTCTGCTTTACCAAGAGGATTGGGGAAGTTAGTTGAACT
This portion of the Salvia splendens isolate huo1 chromosome 10, SspV2, whole genome shotgun sequence genome encodes:
- the LOC121752856 gene encoding protein MAIN-LIKE 1-like is translated as MFHFPDGEATVTLEDVEVLWGLKVDGDAVTGYIPTKDVSYWMQLSLDYLGFVPDTVELKEMVWKQTSLSNQLRIELSDEQDQYIYVQRARVYCLLLLGGLMIPNASGNKIQFFYLQFFMDVERCASYSWGGATLACLYHNLCEAALARRSNVGGACTLL
- the LOC121752857 gene encoding mitogen-activated protein kinase kinase 5-like translates to MDTFLRDLRRRQGLQRVVHRLTGLAYALKEFRDDSSQRHQISADIQILKELDHPNLVKCYDVVFGDAGVSFLLLEPLDRGFTDVTCEFDLVTFAYQLLSGLNFLHRNRIRHGDIKLSNIFVDHTGQVKLLYLGNTLSNTTPFSPEIGAMHDEFSWDVWSVGLCVLKLGKSSGRFSESEDVQKQHVNLWTPSTELLRFLSACMQADVLKRRTAEQLVHHPFFDQLSHKKEVQLNKQIQLPPINKES
- the LOC121750766 gene encoding putative disease resistance RPP13-like protein 1, translating into MRIELYNLETPKDSTTHEVPESCIEHCNLFLPDCEFEKDKLVRMWIAEECFELGATKRMEDVGNLYFNALIEREVIVPSKFDTILRQTMYKFNTSQAPDGLVKQGNYLRITPSNMNEIDSEALHLTWKCKTLDRNFSDALKIFKQLHTLVVHGDRCAVTGQLPSDFFLGLKLLRTLDLSRTHIAEVPGSIGKLESLRYLDMSGTPIQRLPESVDRLHRLQTLNLKYCVGLSALPRGLGKLVELRHLDLDIISQLKSMPKGMGNLVKLQTLQAFIVGSKNDGCGIEEVREAALLHKMYIDKLECGDANSQDTAEVLESLQPHFHLKELLLSFYG